The Clarias gariepinus isolate MV-2021 ecotype Netherlands chromosome 4, CGAR_prim_01v2, whole genome shotgun sequence genome window below encodes:
- the napga gene encoding N-ethylmaleimide-sensitive factor attachment protein, gamma a, protein MAEKINEAHEHMAKAEKYLKTSFMKWKPDYDSAASEYGKAAVAFKNAKQLDEAKEAYLQEAEAHTNNRTLFHAAKALEQAGMMLKDMQRLPEAIQYIEKASLMYIENGTPDTAAMALDRAGKLIEPVDLAKAVDLYQKAASVFENEERLRQAVELLGKASRLLVRQKKFDEAALAIQKEKNMYRDIENYPTCFKKTIAQALVHLHRGDFVAADKCVRESYSIPGFSGSEDCVALEQLLQGYDQQDDEQVARVCNSPLFKYMDNDYAKLAITLSVPGGGKKKKAAAASGDGGVVSSGADKPEEEEDEYAGGLC, encoded by the exons ATGGCTGAGAAAATAAACGAGGCCCATGAGCATATGGCTAAAGCGGAGAAATA CTTAAAGACCAGCTTTATGAAGTGGAAACCGGATTATGACAGCGCTGCATCTGAGTACGGGAAAGCAG CTGTTGCTTTTAAAAATGCCAAACAACTTGATGAAGCAAAAGAGGCTTATTTACAAGAGGCAGAAGCTCACACAAACAACAGAAC TCTTTTCCATGCAGCAAA GGCTTTAGAGCAGGCAGGGATGATGCTGAAG GACATGCAGAGGCTGCCCGAGGCAATTCAGTACATAGAGAAAGCCAGTTTGATGTACATAGAGAATGGCACACCGGACACTGCTGCCATGGCTCTCGACAGAGCTGGAAA GTTGATTGAGCCTGTGGATTTAGCTAAAGCTGTAGACCTCTATCAGAAAGCTGCATCAGTGTTTGAG aatGAGGAACGTTTGCGTCAGGCTGTGGAGCTGCTTGGCAAAGCGTCTCGGCTCCTTGTCAGACAAAAGAA ATTTGATGAAGCAGCACTGGCAATCCAAAAGGAGAAGAACATGTACAGAGACATTGAGAATTACCCCACATGTTTTAAG aaAACCATCGCACAAGCGCTGGTTCACCTACACAGAGGAGATTTTGTAGCGGCTGATAAGTGTGTGAGGGAAAGCTACAGTATCCCAGGATTCAGTGGAAGCGAGGACTGTGTTGCTCTGGAGCAGCTGTTGCAGGGATACGATCAGCAGGATGACGAGCAGGTGGCCCGTGTCTGCAACTCGCCACTGTTCAAATACATGGACAATGAC TATGCCAAGCTGGCTATCACTCTCAGCGTGCCTGGTggagggaagaaaaagaaggctgctgctgcttctgGAGACGGAGGAGTCGTGAGCAGTGGAGCTGATAAACCTgaagaagaggaggatgagTACGCAGGAGGACTCTGTTAG
- the si:dkey-192l18.9 gene encoding F-box/LRR-repeat protein 7: protein MGANNGKQCGSEGKGSSSISSDVSSGTDHTPTKAPRNVTASEDSDLSMRTHSTPSPGLILNLSPSQTLPNGHESPSSSPSPSPTIPRETVALVHAPPGSCKKASKVHSTALIESLPDPVLLQIFAHLSTPQLCRCARVCRRWYSLSWDPRLWRTIQLSGESLHADRALKVLTQRLCQDTPNVCLTLETVVASGCPRLSDRGLRLLAQCCPELRHLKVAGCYNISNEAVFDVVSRCPNLEHLDVSGCPKVTCISLTQESSLPLSPLHGQQIGLRYLDMTDCTSLEDEGLRAIALHCPLLTHLYLRRCTRLTDEALRHLTLYCPALRQLSLSDCHLLGDFGLREVARTEGQLRYLSMAHCSRITDVGLRYVARYCPRLRYLNARGCEGITDLGLSHLARSCPKLRALDVGRCPLVSDMGLEVLARCCTGLRRLSLKGCESVTGRGLKALATGCPELQMLNVQECEVAAEALRLIRRYRRRCVIEHTNPAFY from the exons aCTCAGACCTGAGCATGAGGACACACAGCACCCCGAGTCCTGGTCTCATCCTGAACTTGAGTCCTTCTCAAACTCTCCCCAATGGCCATGAGTCTCCATCCTCATCTCCGTCTCCATCCCCCACAATTCCCAGAGAAACCGTCGCTTTAGTCCACGCTCCTCCAGGAAGCTGCAAAAAGGCCTCCAAGGTTCACTCCACTGCGCTCATTGAATCTCTTCCAGACCCCGTTTTGTTGCAGATATTTGCTCACTTGTCTACACCGCAGCTGTGTCGTTGTGCCCGAGTATGCCGACGCTGGTATAGCCTGTCCTGGGACCCACGTCTCTGGAGAACCATCCAACTGAGCGGAGAGTCACTACATGCTGACAGAGCCCTGAAAGTTCTTACTCAGCGCCTGTGCCAGGACACCCCCAATGTCTGTCTCACCCTGGAGACGGTGGTGGCGAGTGGTTGCCCGAGGCTCTCTGATCGCGGCCTGCGTCTGCTGGCTCAGTGCTGTCCTGAATTACGGCACCTCAAGGTGGCAGGCTGTTATAACATTTCTAACGAGGCAGTGTTTGATGTTGTGTCCCGCTGTCCTAACCTTGAGCACCTAGATGTCTCAG GCTGCCCTAAAGTGACTTGTATAAGTCTGACACAGGAGAGTTCACTGCCTCTCTCTCCGCTCCATGGACAGCAGATCGGCCTGCGCTATCTGGACATGACAGACTGCACATCTCTGGAGGATGAAGGCTTGCGTGCCATCGCTCTTCACTGCCCACTCCTTACCCATCTCTATCTGCGCCGCTGCACTCGGCTGACGGATGAAGCCCTACGCCATTTGACTCTTTACTGCCCTGCTCTGCGCCAGCTCAGTTTGAGTGACTGCCATTTACTGGGCGATTTCGGTCTGCGCGAAGTAGCCCGCACGGAGGGTCAGCTCCGCTATTTGAGCATGGCACATTGTAGCCGCATCACAGATGTAGGCCTGCGCTATGTGGCACGCTACTGCCCACGTCTGCGCTACCTGAATGCTCGAGGCTGTGAAGGCATCACTGATCTGGGCCTGAGCCATCTTGCTCGCAGCTGCCCCAAGCTGCGGGCGCTGGACGTGGGTCGATGCCCGTTGGTGTCAGACATGGGACTTGAGGTGTTGGCGCGTTGTTGCACTGGGCTCAGAAGGCTCAGTCTGAAAGGATGCGAAAGTGTAACTGGCAGAGGGTTAAAGGCATTAGCTACAGGATGTCCTGAGCTGCAGATGCTTAATGTACAGGAGTGTGAGGTGGCCGCAGAGGCCTTGCGGCTGATAAGACGTTACCGGAGACGTTGTGTGATTGAGCACACCAACCCAGCTTTTTACTGA